One genomic segment of Tripterygium wilfordii isolate XIE 37 chromosome 9, ASM1340144v1, whole genome shotgun sequence includes these proteins:
- the LOC120006551 gene encoding protein Brevis radix-like 4, with protein sequence MLTCIARSKQPGDDSVSQSEDMDPNNTLSSTKQAVKSLSTQLRDMALKASGAYRHCNPCTGPPTRLKSNNSIELETESDRFRWSYKRTGSSNSTTPRTWGKEMEARLKGISSGEATPKSLSGRRPLPPIIFTEENEPKEWVAQVEPGVLITFVSLPRGGNDLKRIRFSRDMFNKWQAQRWWSENYDRVRELYNVQRFNRQAFPLPTTPRSEDESSKMESVQDSPVTPPLTSERMPRNLYRPTGMGMGYSSSDSLDHHPMQTRNYCDSGGLTSTPKLSSISGAKTETSSIDASIRSSSSREADRSGELSMSSASDLETEWVEQDEPGVYITIKALPGGKRELRRVRFSREKFGEMHARLWWEENRARIHEQYL encoded by the exons ATGCTGACGTGCATTGCTCGCTCGAAGCAACCCGGAGATGACTCAGTGAGTCAATCGGAGGACATGGACCCAAACAATACTCTAAGCTCAACCAAACAAGCCGTGAAATCTCTTAGTACTCAG CTGAGGGATATGGCACTGAAGGCGTCGGGGGCATATCGACACTGTAACCCCTGCACAGGTCCGCCTACGCGGCTGAAGAGCAATAATTCGATCGAGTTGGAAACCGAGTCGGACCGTTTCAGATGGTCGTACAAGAGGACGGGGAGTTCAAACTCGACGACGCCGCGGACTTGGGGGAAGGAAATGGAGGCGAGGCTCAAGGGGATATCGAGCGGCGAAGCGACGCCGAAGTCCTTGAGCGGTCGCCGCCCCCTCCCGCCGATCATCTTCACGGAGGAGAACGAGCCAAAGGAGTGGGTAGCACAGGTCGAGCCCGGCGTGCTCATCACCTTCGTCTCCCTTCCTCGCGGCGGTAACGATCTCAAGCGCATACGGTTCAG TCGAGATATGTTCAACAAATGGCAAGCTCAAAGATGGTGGTCTGAGAACTATGATAGGGTTAGGGAATTGTACAATGTGCAGAGGTTTAATCGCCAAGCGTTTCCTCTTCCTACAACCCCAAGATCTGAAGATGAG AGCTCAAAGATGGAATCTGTTCAAGACAGCCCCGTGACACCACCTCTAACATCAGAACGGATGCCTCGTAACTTGTACCGTCCAACAGGGATGGGGATGGGCTACTCATCCTCAGATTCACTTGACCATCATCCAATGCAAACTCGTAATTACTGTGATTCTGGCGGTCTTACCTCGACCCCAAAACTTTCCAGCATAAGTGGGGCCAAGACAGAGACATCATCAATTGATGCCTCTATAAGAAGTAGCTCATCAAGGGAGGCAGACCGCTCTGGAGAGCTATCCATGAGCAGTGCCAGTGATCTCGAGACTGAATGGGTTGAACAGGATGAACCAGGTGTTTACATCACTATCAAAGCTTTGCCGGGAGGCAAAAGAGAACTAAGAAGAGTCAGATTCAG CCGAGAAAAATTCGGAGAGATGCATGCTAGGCTGTGGTGGGAAGAGAACCGAGCCAGGATACATGAACAATACTTGTAA
- the LOC120006194 gene encoding protein BIG GRAIN 1-like C yields MSHRRRTPSFSSSLLDSIYRSIDGESYGQEEEEEQEFNTLCREKSTVKEATAISAMKSGTEDKERKNLRRAMMIESWMDKRSTNCGSVVYSTSSSSDSSSGGGVFSSSDAESSYYCRRKPRSSSSSTQRMQFQNRIDGDNKQTKQKREGGGGGGGFTKNTKLRALKIYGELKKVKQPISPGGRIASFFTSIFSSGNAKKVKICSDQAAMEDVSFNDDHCKPKSTCSSTTPFSRSCLSKTPSKLTDNGMKRSVRFYPVSVIVDEDCRPYGQKFIHEQDDPSLLPKIVKSSAVKQELMKGMDYLTSYQKRNVDELDCRRFGNYIDNDADGEDDDDDDAESCSSSDLFELDHLIGIGRYREELPVYETTNLKTNQAIANGFIL; encoded by the coding sequence ATGTCTCACAGAAGAAGAaccccttctttctcttcttctcttcttgacTCCATCTACCGTTCCATCGATGGAGAATCTTAtggtcaagaagaagaagaagaacaggaATTCAATACTCTTTGTAGAGAAAAAAGTACGGTGAAGGAGGCTACTGCAATCTCTGCAATGAAGAGTGGTACTGAAGATAAAGAGAGGAAGAATCTTCGGCGAGCGATGATGATCGAAAGTTGGATGGATAAGAGGAGTACTAATTGTGGTTCTGTTGTATATTCCACCTCCAGCTCTTCAGATTCTAGCTCTGGAGGAGGTGTGTTCTCATCTAGCGATGCGGAGTCGAGTTATTATTGTCGGAGAAAACCAAGATCATCGTCTTCATCCACACAAAGAATGCAATTCCAGAACAGAATTGATGGAGATAATAAGCAGACGAAGCAGAAGCGCGAAGGCGGAGGCGGAGGCGGAGGATTCACGAAGAATACTAAACTAAGAGCATTGAAAATTTATGGTGAATTGAAGAAAGTGAAGCAGCCAATATCTCCAGGAGGTCGCATTGCCAGCTTTTTTACTTCAATTTTCAGTTCCGGGAATGCTAAAAAGGTGAAGATCTGTTCTGATCAAGCAGCCATGGAGGATGTGAGTTTCAATGATGATCATTGTAAGCCAAAATCGACATGTTCATCAACAACTCCATTTTCAAGGTCTTGCTTGAGCAAGACGCCATCTAAACTAACTGATAACGGCATGAAGAGGTCGGTGAGATTCTATCCTGTGAGTGTCATTGTGGATGAGGATTGCAGGCCTTATGGTCAGAAATTTATCCATGAACAAGATGATCCGAGTTTGCTGCCAAAGATTGTTAAAAGTTCTGCAGTGAAACAAGAGCTCATGAAAGGAATGGATTACTTGACAAGTTATCAGAAGAGAAATGTGGATGAACTTGATTGCAGAAGATTTGGCAACTACATTGACAATGATGCTGATGGGgaagacgacgacgacgacgatgcAGAGAGCTGTTCAAGCTCTGATCTTTTTGAGCTTGACCATCTAATTGGGATTGGTAGATACAGAGAGGAGCTTCCAGTGTATGAAACTACTAATTTGAAAACTAATCAAGCCATTGCCAATGGCTTCATCCTgtaa